The following DNA comes from bacterium.
CATATTAAGCGGACAAAAGTTTTATTCCATTGTATTTCTTCGGAGTCGGAAAATTTAACTCGAGATTATAAGACCATAAGAGAAGAATTGCAAAAATACGATTCCGATTTGGCGAAAAAACAAGAATATGTTTTACTGACCAAGACAGATCTGGTTGATGCGAAGGAAGTAACTAAAAAAATAAAGGAATTAAAAAAAGTCAATCCCGAAGTGCATCCTCTTTCAATTTATGACGAAAAAAGCATTGAAAAAATAAAGAATTTATTGAGTAAGATAAAAATACAAAAATAAAATTTTCAGCCACTTGCTAATAATTGTATAAATAAGTATAATACCTCTATACATTATATTTTTAAGAATTAAATATTTTTAAAATTTAGCATTTTTATTAAAATGTTAAATTGTTAAAATATTGAAACGGGTTTATGAGAATTAAAATTGATCGGGAACTTTGCATCGGCGACGGCTCCTGCGCCTCAATCGCCCCAAAAACTTTTAAATTGGATTTGGAAGGTAAAGCGGTAGTGATCGATGATTACGGCGATGATGACGAAACAATTAAAATGGCCATTGAGTCATGTCCGGTGCAGGCGATTGTCATAGAAGATGAAAAATAAGCAAAACGCAGAATTTGTCGTTGACTTATCGGTTTATTTGGGTTTTTAAAGCAAATCCAAGTGTTTTTTCGCCAAAGCTATTGACTAAATATAGATTATAGGGTAATATTTAATAATCATCCGCCAATGGGCGGACTGATTTTAATTTTAGTTTAAAGTAGAGAAAAAAGAACAGAAAGTGCATTTATTATGACCATTAAAACCACACAACCAAATATCCGCAATGTTGCCATTATCGCTCACGTTGATCATGGTAAAACCACCCTGGTAGACGGTTTGCTCAAACAAACCGGGACTTTTCGCGTTGGGCAGGAAGTGGCTGAATGTATTATGGATTCCAATGTGCTGGAGCGTGAGCGCGGGATCACTATTTTGGCCAAAAATGCGGCGGTGAATTATAAAGGCGTAAAAATAAATATTATTGATACTCCGGGACATGCGGATTTTTCCAGCGAAGTGGAAAGAGTTTTAAAAATGGCGGAAGGTGTCTTGCTTTTGGTCGACGCGGCCGAAGGTCCTTTGGCGCAGACAAGATTTGTTTTAAGCAAAGCGCTTCAACTAGGACTTCAGCCAATCGTGGTAATAAATAAAATTGACAGAAAAGATGCCAGAGTTGAAGAAACCCTGGATCTGATCTATGAATTATTCATGGATTTGGGAGCAAACGACAAACAGCTGGAGTTTCCAATTATTTATGCGATCGCGCGCGAAGGAATTGCCAAGACCTCAATGACCGAAGATTCCAAAGACTTAACCCCTCTTTTAGACAAGCTTATAGAATATATACCAGCGCCGCAAGTATCAGATGAAGGTCCTTTGCAAGTTATGATCACGGGACTGGATTATAATGATTTTGTCGGCAGGATCGGTATTGGTAAAGTTGTGCGCGGAAAGATCAAGGCCGGAGAAAAAGTCGCTTTGATCAATATTAAAGGCGAGATAAAAAATTATCCGATAACCAAGCTTTATTCTTTTGATAAAATGGGAAAATGCGAAGTGCCGGAAGTATCGGCGGGCGATTTAATGGCTTTGGCCGGTATTGGGGAAATATCAATCGGCGATACAGTGGCGAGTGTTGAAAAGCCGGAAGCGCTGGAACGAATTAAAGTGGAAGATCCGACGATCACTATGGATTTTATAACTAATGATGGTCCGTTTGCCGGCCGCGAAGGAAAACTTATTACTTCCAGGCACTTACGAGACAGACTAACGAAAGAACTGGAAAGCAATGTCGGATTGAAAGTGGAAGAAACTGATTCGGCCAAAGCATATAAGGTTTCCGGCCGGGGAGTATTGCATTTGGGAGTATTGGTTGAGAATATGCGCCGCGAAGGCTATGAAGTGGCGCTTTCCAAACCGCAAGTTATTTATAAGGAAGTAAACGGCGAGAAACTGGAGCCAATGGAGGAGCTTCACGTCAATGTACTTGACCCGGATGCGGGAAAAGTTATCGAGCTTGTCGGAAAAAGAAGAGGCGAGATGAGCAATATGAAATCGCATTTGGGGCATACGGATCTGAATTTTACGATCAGTTCGCGCGGACTTATCGGGTTTCGCTCGGAATTTATTATGATCACTCATGGTACCGGTACGATGGATCACAGGTTTACCGAATATGGAAAAGTAAAAGGCGATATTCCTTTCCGGACGAACGGCGTAATGGTTTCGATGACCGGCGGAAAGGTTTTGGCCTATGCTCTGGATCTACTGCAACAGCGGGGAAAGATGTTCGTGAAACCGGGAGACGAAGTTTATGAGGGTTTAATTGTCGGTTTGCGGCCGGAATCCGGCGACCTGGCAGTCAATCCTTGCAAAGCAAAACATGTTTCAAATGTCCGAAAATCAGGCGGCGAAGAGGCGATCGTGCTGGTTCCGCCGGAAGAAATGACGCTGGAAAAAGCCATTGAATTCATTGATGACGATGAGTTGGTGGAAGTAACGCCGAAAAGCATTAGATTAAGAAAAAAATTGCTTACCGATAACGCGAGAAGAAGGCAGGAAAAAGAACAATAGAATTTTGAATAATATAAAAGAGCGGCGGATCCGCTTTTTTATTATTTATTATTGACATTTGTATAATATCTGCTATAATGAAAAGTCTTTCAAAACGATCATAAAATTGTAATTTAAAAGACAAAACAGGAGGGAATTTGGTGAGAAAAAAGAATGGGTATAAGTATAGGCCACTATCGACACATGTACTATTTGATGAAGCGACTGTCGTCGCAATCGGTCAGATGTTTAATGAGGAGGATCCCGATCAAATAAAATTTTTTGAGAAAAATATTCGCGCGTATTATTCAGAGCAAGATTGTCCTCTTGTGCTGGAAGCAATGCAAGAAGTAAAAAATGAAACAAAGGGAACAGATATAAAGAGAGTGGAATTTATTGCAAGCGTGAATAGGCGGTATGAAAAAAAGCTTGAAAAAAGGATAAAAGAAAGAAATAGAAGAAAAAATTTAAAAAAACGCAGAGCAAAGAAGAGAAAAGGCGGGGCAAAAAGCCTCAGTAGTCAAAACCTTTGATCTTCTTTTTTATTTTGACACCTTAACAAATTATTGCTACCATATAATAAAATCATACTTTTTTATTATATTTAAGACATAACACAAAACTATGCTCGATATAAGATTTATCAGAGAAAACAAAGAAGAAATCAAAAAAGCGGCAAAGAATAAGCATGTTGATTTGGATTTGAAGCGGCTTTTGGCGCTTGATGATAAACGTTTGAAAGCTATGCAAGAAGTTGAAGGCTTGCAGGCGGAAAAGAACAAGATCAATGATTCCATTCGCTCGGCGAAAAATAAGAACGAGAGGGCTAAAATTATCGCAGGGGGAAAGAAAATTAAAAGCAAGATTGATCTGGTGGAGCCGGATTATAATAAGATTTTAAGCGAATACAATTCCTTAATGATAAAAGTTCCGACTATTCCTTCAGCTGATACGCCGATAGGAAAGGGCGAAGAGGATAATAAGGAAGTTTATGTTTGGGGAGAGAAGCCAAAATTCGACTTCAAGCCGAAAGACCATATTGAGATCGGAAAAAACCTGGATCTTTTAGATTTGGAGCGCGGCAAGAAGGTGGCCGGTTATCGGGGTTATTACTTGAAAAACGAAGGCGCGCTTTTGGCGATGGGGCTTATGATGTACGCGCTTAAAAAAATGGTTCAAAGTGGATATACGCCGATAATCCCACCGACTCTAGTGAAAGGCGGAGCGCTTTTTGGCAGCGGGTATTTCAAAGGATTGGAATATAGTGATGAAGTAGATGAAATATATCAGATTGCCAGTCAGGATAAAGAGGTGGATGGTGCAGCTAGCAAAGAAAGGAAATTTTTAGTGGGTACATCAGAGCCGTCGCTTTTGGCATATTATGGGGGAGAGGTTTTGGAGGAGAAAAATTTACCGCTTAAAATGACAGGCTATAGTCAATGTTATCGAAGCGAGATAGGAAGTTATGGCCGGGATACGAAAGGAATTTATCGCGTTCATGAATTTATGAAAGTAGAACAGGTGGTATTTTGCAAGGCTGATAAAAAAGAGGCGGAGAAATTACAAGATGAAATGTTGGGTATTTCTCAGGAAATCTTGGAAGACTTGGGCTTGCCGTATCGAAAAATTATTATTTGCACCGGGGATCTGAGTGCCGGCAAGTATCGGCAATACGATCTGGAAGTGTGGCTGGCGGCGAATAGCTGGTATCGGGAGAGCGGTTCGGCAAGTATTTTTCTGGACTGGCAGTCGCGCCGTTTGGACGTGAAGTATAAGGATGCGAATGATAAAAAGCAATATGTTTATATGCTGAATAACACCGCCATTGCCACGCCGCGTGTTTTGATTGGGATTTTGGAAAATTATCAGCAGAAAGATGGAACGGTGCGGGTGCCGAAAGCGCTCGTGGAATATGTGGGGAAAGAGATAATAAGGCCGAGAAAATAAGAATTTGATTCTAATAAATAATCTTACAAATATGGAACAATTCGAAACTTTTCTAAGCAATTTTTTAAAAAACTACGGAAACGGAATTTTTTGGATTTTGATTCTGATAATTTTTGACAGAGTTTTTTTAAAGATAGCGGTGAAGCGGTTAGTTAAGCTGATTATTAAATTTGATTTTAGTAAAAACGGCGCGAAAGAAAAATTAGAGATGAAAATGAAAACACTGGGAGGCGTGGCGGTTAATACAGGGAATATGCTGATTCTGTTTGCCATTGTTTTGATTTTACTGCGGATGTTCAAAGTTGACACGGGACCGGTTTTGGCAGGAGCCGGCATTATCGGATTGGTTATAGGTTTTGGAACCCAATCCTTAATCAAGGACTTCGTGTCGGGACTTTTTATTTTAATAGAGAATCAATATAATGTCGGCGATCGGGTGAAAATCGGGACATTTGAAGGCAAGGTTAAAAAAATCACGATACGCTCCACGATTTTAGAAGATAATGAAGGCAGGATTATTTATTTGCCTAACGGAATCATTACCACGGTTATAAATTATTCACAAGGTTTGCCGCCCGGGAAAACGGCTTAATTTTATGATTTGGCTTTACATCCTAATTTTTATAATTTCTTGCATTCTGCTTTATTTTTCCGGAGAACTTTTAGTTGGAAGCCTGACAAGAATAGCCAAATTCATGGGCTGGAAGGAATTCGTAGTCGCTTTTTTATTAATGGCTTTTGCAAGTTCCCTGCCTAATCTTTTTGTTGGTGTTTTTTCGGCTTTGCACGGAGTCCCCCAGCTTTCTTTCGGCGATGTTTTGGGAAATAATATGGTAGCTATGACCTTGGCCGTAGGTTTGGCAGCTTTCTTTTCCCATACCGGAATTCCAGGCAATAGCCAAACGATTCAAACAACGGCGGTTTTCGTTTTAGTCTCTGCGATTCTGCCTTTGCTTTTGTCGGCGGACGGAATCCTTTCAAGGGTTGATGGCGTTTTACTCATATCTTTTTTTGTGTTTTACCTTTATTGGCTCTTTTCAAAAAAAGAAAGATTTTCACGAGTTTATAACGGCGAACATAGCGCTTGTATTTACTCAAAGGTTTTAAGTATTTACAAAGACTTGGGCAGGGTAATTATAGCGGCAGTTTTCATAATAATTGCGGCCGAAGGAATCGTAAAATCAGCTGCTTTTTTTTCCTTTACTTTTAATTTGCCGCTGATTTTAATCGGAATTTTTATTACCGGACTGGGAAATGCCTTGCCGGAAATATATTTTACCGTAGCTTTGGCTAAGAAAGGGCATAACTGGATGATTTTGGGAACTTTGATGGGTGCTGTTATAATACCCGCTACTTTAGTTTTAGGAATTGTCTCTTTAATACATCCGATTGAAATTATTAATTCTTCATACGGAGTTATCGCAAGATTATTTTTAATTATTGCGTCTTTATTCTTCTTTTTCTCGGTGCTAACCGGAAAAAGAATTACGAAAAAGGAAGCTTTGGTTTTACTGGGACTCTACTTTATTTTTATCTTAGTCGCAATCGCCGTAGGAACATATGAAAATATTTAATAGCGCTAAGACAGAGCGTTTTATCTGCGATTTTCACATTCATTCCAAATATTCCCGCGCTACCAGCCGCGATATGGAGCCCGAAGCGTTGGCTTATTGGGCCGCGATTAAAGGCATTAAAGTAGTGGGAACCGGGGATTTTACGCATCCGGTTTGGATCAAGGAATTGAAAGAGAAACTGGAGCCGGCGGAAAAGGGGCTTTATAAATTGAAAGACGCGAAGCTTGCGATAAAAAATAATTTTAATAATGCTAAAATTCCCGCGGAAGTAGTTTCGAAGATCCAAGCTTCCGCTCTTGGCGAGATAAGATTTATTC
Coding sequences within:
- a CDS encoding ferredoxin — translated: MRIKIDRELCIGDGSCASIAPKTFKLDLEGKAVVIDDYGDDDETIKMAIESCPVQAIVIEDEK
- the typA gene encoding translational GTPase TypA; translation: MKTTQPNIRNVAIIAHVDHGKTTLVDGLLKQTGTFRVGQEVAECIMDSNVLERERGITILAKNAAVNYKGVKINIIDTPGHADFSSEVERVLKMAEGVLLLVDAAEGPLAQTRFVLSKALQLGLQPIVVINKIDRKDARVEETLDLIYELFMDLGANDKQLEFPIIYAIAREGIAKTSMTEDSKDLTPLLDKLIEYIPAPQVSDEGPLQVMITGLDYNDFVGRIGIGKVVRGKIKAGEKVALINIKGEIKNYPITKLYSFDKMGKCEVPEVSAGDLMALAGIGEISIGDTVASVEKPEALERIKVEDPTITMDFITNDGPFAGREGKLITSRHLRDRLTKELESNVGLKVEETDSAKAYKVSGRGVLHLGVLVENMRREGYEVALSKPQVIYKEVNGEKLEPMEELHVNVLDPDAGKVIELVGKRRGEMSNMKSHLGHTDLNFTISSRGLIGFRSEFIMITHGTGTMDHRFTEYGKVKGDIPFRTNGVMVSMTGGKVLAYALDLLQQRGKMFVKPGDEVYEGLIVGLRPESGDLAVNPCKAKHVSNVRKSGGEEAIVLVPPEEMTLEKAIEFIDDDELVEVTPKSIRLRKKLLTDNARRRQEKEQ
- the serS gene encoding serine--tRNA ligase; translation: MLDIRFIRENKEEIKKAAKNKHVDLDLKRLLALDDKRLKAMQEVEGLQAEKNKINDSIRSAKNKNERAKIIAGGKKIKSKIDLVEPDYNKILSEYNSLMIKVPTIPSADTPIGKGEEDNKEVYVWGEKPKFDFKPKDHIEIGKNLDLLDLERGKKVAGYRGYYLKNEGALLAMGLMMYALKKMVQSGYTPIIPPTLVKGGALFGSGYFKGLEYSDEVDEIYQIASQDKEVDGAASKERKFLVGTSEPSLLAYYGGEVLEEKNLPLKMTGYSQCYRSEIGSYGRDTKGIYRVHEFMKVEQVVFCKADKKEAEKLQDEMLGISQEILEDLGLPYRKIIICTGDLSAGKYRQYDLEVWLAANSWYRESGSASIFLDWQSRRLDVKYKDANDKKQYVYMLNNTAIATPRVLIGILENYQQKDGTVRVPKALVEYVGKEIIRPRK
- a CDS encoding mechanosensitive ion channel — its product is MEQFETFLSNFLKNYGNGIFWILILIIFDRVFLKIAVKRLVKLIIKFDFSKNGAKEKLEMKMKTLGGVAVNTGNMLILFAIVLILLRMFKVDTGPVLAGAGIIGLVIGFGTQSLIKDFVSGLFILIENQYNVGDRVKIGTFEGKVKKITIRSTILEDNEGRIIYLPNGIITTVINYSQGLPPGKTA
- a CDS encoding sodium:calcium antiporter, with amino-acid sequence MIWLYILIFIISCILLYFSGELLVGSLTRIAKFMGWKEFVVAFLLMAFASSLPNLFVGVFSALHGVPQLSFGDVLGNNMVAMTLAVGLAAFFSHTGIPGNSQTIQTTAVFVLVSAILPLLLSADGILSRVDGVLLISFFVFYLYWLFSKKERFSRVYNGEHSACIYSKVLSIYKDLGRVIIAAVFIIIAAEGIVKSAAFFSFTFNLPLILIGIFITGLGNALPEIYFTVALAKKGHNWMILGTLMGAVIIPATLVLGIVSLIHPIEIINSSYGVIARLFLIIASLFFFFSVLTGKRITKKEALVLLGLYFIFILVAIAVGTYENI